The Callospermophilus lateralis isolate mCalLat2 chromosome 3, mCalLat2.hap1, whole genome shotgun sequence genome has a segment encoding these proteins:
- the Arpp19 gene encoding cAMP-regulated phosphoprotein 19 — protein MSAEVPEAASAEEQKEMEDKVTSPEKAEEAKLKARYPHLGQKPGGSDFLRKRLQKGQKYFDSGDYNMAKAKMKNKQLPTAAPDKTEVTGDHIPTPQDLPQRKPSLVASKLAG, from the exons ATGTCCGCGGAAGTCCCGGAGGCGGCCTCGGCGGAGGAGCAGAAG gAAATGGAAGATAAAGTGACTAGTCCAGAGAAAGCTGAAGAAGCAAAATTAAAAGCAAGGTATCCTCACCTGGGACAAAAGCCTGGAGGTTCAGATTTTTTAAGGAAACGATTGCAGAAAGGG caaaaATATTTTGATTCTGGGGATTACAACATGGCAAAAGCAAAGATGAAGAACAAGCAACTTCCTACTGCAGCCCCGGATAAGACAGAGGTCACTGGTGACCATATTCCCACTCCACAGGACCTTCCTCAACGGAAACCATCCCTTGTTGCTAGCAAGCTGGCTGGCTGA